A genome region from Mycolicibacterium litorale includes the following:
- a CDS encoding HRDC domain-containing protein: protein MSETPQTDPEGQDAGAEPAAIPLLTPADGVPDLAVTTDEILAAAELLATGHGPFAIDAERASGFRYSNRAYLVQIRREGAGTVLIDPVNHGEDPTMVMAPLADVLDTEEWVLHAADQDLPCLAELGMRPPKLYDTELAGRLAGFARVNLATMVSELLGLQLMKGHGAADWSKRPLPADWLNYAALDVEVLLELRDAVAAVLDDQGKTDWAAQEFEHLRTYEAAPTRRDRWRRTSGIHKVRDPRALAAVRELWTTRDHIARRRDIAPGRILPDAAIINAATADPDTVEKLTALPVFGGTRQRRSAQVWLDALDRARHNPDPPDSAEPTNGPPPPSRWARRKPEAAARLEAARAGLSALAERVAVPSENLVTPEVVRRLCWDWQPAPDIAAAVEDFLVAAGVRPWQRDLVVPVLTAALAPSSTE, encoded by the coding sequence ATGAGCGAGACCCCCCAGACAGACCCCGAGGGACAGGACGCCGGCGCCGAACCGGCGGCGATCCCGCTGCTCACTCCCGCCGACGGGGTGCCCGACCTCGCGGTGACCACCGACGAGATCCTCGCGGCGGCCGAACTGCTCGCCACCGGGCACGGCCCGTTCGCGATCGACGCCGAGCGCGCGTCGGGTTTCCGGTACTCCAACCGGGCCTACCTGGTGCAGATCCGGCGGGAAGGCGCCGGCACGGTGCTGATCGACCCGGTCAACCACGGCGAGGACCCCACGATGGTGATGGCCCCGCTGGCCGACGTGCTCGACACCGAGGAGTGGGTGCTGCACGCCGCCGACCAGGACCTGCCGTGTCTGGCGGAACTCGGCATGCGCCCGCCGAAGCTGTACGACACCGAACTCGCGGGCCGGCTGGCCGGCTTCGCGCGGGTGAATCTGGCGACGATGGTCTCCGAACTGCTCGGCCTGCAGTTGATGAAGGGCCACGGCGCCGCCGACTGGTCGAAACGCCCGCTGCCCGCCGACTGGCTCAACTACGCCGCACTCGATGTCGAGGTGCTGCTCGAGTTGCGCGACGCGGTCGCCGCAGTGCTCGACGACCAGGGCAAAACCGACTGGGCCGCACAGGAATTCGAGCACCTGCGGACCTACGAGGCGGCGCCGACCCGACGCGACCGGTGGCGCCGCACCTCCGGCATCCACAAGGTGCGTGATCCGCGGGCGCTGGCCGCGGTGCGCGAACTGTGGACCACGCGTGATCACATCGCCCGCAGGCGCGACATCGCACCCGGCCGCATCCTGCCCGACGCCGCCATCATCAACGCCGCCACCGCCGATCCCGACACCGTCGAGAAACTGACCGCGCTTCCGGTGTTCGGCGGCACCCGGCAGCGGCGCAGTGCCCAGGTGTGGCTGGACGCGCTCGACCGCGCACGCCACAACCCGGACCCGCCTGATTCGGCCGAACCGACGAACGGCCCGCCGCCCCCGTCGCGGTGGGCGCGACGCAAACCCGAGGCGGCCGCGCGGCTGGAAGCCGCCCGCGCGGGCCTGTCCGCGCTGGCGGAGCGGGTGGCGGTGCCCTCGGAGAACCTCGTCACGCCCGAGGTGGTGCGACGGCTGTGCTGGGACTGGCAGCCCGCCCCCGACATCGCCGCGGCGGTCGAGGACTTCCTCGTCGCGGCCGGGGTGCGTCCGTGGCAGCGCGACCTGGTGGTGCCGGTGCTGACCGCGGCGCTCGCCCCGTCCTCCACCGAGTGA
- a CDS encoding DUF3000 domain-containing protein, with product MNATTVRPEIELGPIRPPQRLAPYSYALGAEIRHPETAIVPERSEGDAFGRLILLHDPEGAEAWDGTMRLVAFIQADLDSTEAVDPLLPEVAWSWLVEALESKADQVTALGGTVTATTSVRYGDISGPPRAHQLELRASWTAVTLELGPHVEAFCEVLEHAAGLPPTGVTDLSSRTRA from the coding sequence ATGAATGCCACCACCGTACGGCCGGAGATCGAGCTCGGCCCGATACGCCCACCGCAGCGGCTGGCGCCCTACAGCTACGCCCTGGGCGCCGAGATCCGGCATCCCGAGACCGCGATCGTCCCCGAACGCTCCGAAGGCGACGCCTTCGGGCGGCTGATCCTGCTCCACGACCCGGAGGGCGCCGAGGCGTGGGACGGCACCATGCGGCTGGTGGCGTTCATCCAGGCCGACCTCGACTCCACCGAGGCCGTCGACCCCCTGCTGCCTGAGGTGGCGTGGAGCTGGCTGGTCGAGGCGCTGGAGTCCAAGGCCGATCAGGTGACCGCACTGGGCGGCACGGTCACCGCCACCACCTCGGTGCGCTACGGCGACATCTCCGGCCCGCCGCGTGCGCACCAGCTGGAGCTGCGCGCGTCCTGGACCGCCGTCACACTCGAGCTCGGGCCCCACGTGGAGGCGTTCTGCGAGGTGCTCGAACACGCCGCCGGCCTGCCCCCGACCGGGGTGACCGACCTCAGTTCCCGCACCCGCGCGTGA
- a CDS encoding protoporphyrinogen oxidase: MSARFCVVGGGISGLVAAYRLRVTAGPDAEITVLDPADRLGGVLRTERVGGQWLDVGAEAFVARRPEVPALLAELGLGGRQIGTTGARPLIYSQSRLHPMPQHTLQGIPSGAVTMAGLVDDATIARITDEPMRPLRWRPGADPSVGDLVADRFGEQVVARSVDPLLGGVYAGSAASIGLRAAAPTLAAALDCGARNLTEAVRDALPPPAPGSVFGAVDGGYTVLLDALRRQAGLHWAQVAVQRVDRTGRGVELLDDEGNRWPADAVVLAVPAPRLPGLVEHIAPRTAAAARRIAVASAAVVALALPGGTPLPQQSGVLVATDDPQRRLRAKAITLSSRKWGQRGNVELVRLSYGRFGDDLARSAGDEDLLSWAAADLATVFGIDAEPVDSHVHRWIDAMPQYGPGHADLVADVRAGLPREVAVAGGYLDGIGVPACVASATRAVAALATAGVAR; the protein is encoded by the coding sequence GTGAGCGCGAGGTTCTGCGTCGTCGGCGGCGGTATCTCGGGGCTGGTCGCGGCCTACCGGCTGCGGGTGACCGCCGGACCGGACGCGGAGATCACCGTGCTGGACCCGGCGGACCGGCTCGGCGGGGTGCTGCGCACCGAACGGGTGGGCGGACAGTGGCTCGACGTCGGCGCCGAGGCGTTCGTGGCGCGGCGGCCCGAGGTGCCGGCGCTGCTGGCCGAACTCGGTCTCGGCGGCCGCCAGATCGGCACCACCGGTGCCCGACCGCTCATCTACAGCCAGTCCCGGCTGCACCCGATGCCCCAGCACACCCTGCAGGGCATCCCGTCCGGTGCGGTGACGATGGCGGGACTGGTCGACGATGCGACCATCGCGCGCATCACCGACGAACCCATGCGGCCGCTGCGCTGGCGGCCCGGCGCCGACCCCAGCGTGGGCGACCTGGTCGCCGACCGGTTCGGCGAGCAGGTCGTAGCCCGGTCGGTCGATCCCCTGCTTGGCGGCGTCTACGCCGGGTCGGCCGCCTCGATCGGGTTGCGCGCGGCCGCCCCGACGCTGGCCGCCGCGCTGGACTGCGGTGCCCGCAACCTCACTGAAGCGGTGCGCGACGCGCTGCCGCCACCGGCGCCGGGATCGGTCTTCGGCGCGGTCGACGGCGGATACACCGTGCTGCTCGATGCGCTGCGCCGCCAGGCCGGACTGCACTGGGCGCAGGTCGCCGTGCAGCGGGTCGACCGGACGGGCCGCGGTGTGGAACTGCTCGACGACGAGGGCAACCGCTGGCCGGCCGACGCCGTGGTGCTGGCGGTGCCCGCACCGCGGCTGCCGGGGCTGGTCGAGCACATCGCCCCGCGCACGGCGGCGGCCGCGCGGCGCATTGCGGTGGCCTCGGCGGCGGTGGTCGCCTTGGCGCTGCCGGGCGGCACACCCCTGCCCCAGCAGTCCGGCGTGCTGGTCGCCACCGACGACCCGCAGCGACGTCTGCGCGCCAAGGCGATCACGCTGTCGTCGCGCAAGTGGGGCCAGCGCGGCAACGTCGAACTCGTGCGGCTGTCCTACGGCCGCTTCGGTGACGATCTTGCCCGCAGCGCGGGAGACGAGGACCTGCTGTCGTGGGCCGCCGCCGATCTGGCGACCGTCTTCGGCATCGACGCCGAGCCCGTCGACAGCCACGTGCACCGGTGGATCGACGCGATGCCGCAGTACGGGCCCGGCCACGCCGACCTGGTCGCCGACGTGCGGGCCGGGCTGCCGCGCGAGGTGGCCGTCGCCGGTGGCTATCTGGACGGCATCGGGGTGCCCGCGTGCGTGGCGTCGGCCACCAGGGCGGTGGCCGCGCTGGCCACGGCCGGCGTGGCACGATAG
- the hemQ gene encoding hydrogen peroxide-dependent heme synthase, whose amino-acid sequence MAKLDFDALNSTIRYLMFSVFSVRPGELGYDEQARAAVVDETATFLKQQEERGVVVRGLYDIAGMRADADFMMWTHADTVEALQATYADFRRTTALGRASSPVWSNVALHRPAEFNKSHIPAFLAGEDPGNYICVYPFVRSLDWYLLPDDERRRMLSEHGMAARGYKDVRANTVPAFALGDYEWILAFEAPELHRIVDLMRDLRATDARRHVREETPFFTGPRVGVEELVTRLP is encoded by the coding sequence ATGGCCAAGCTCGACTTCGACGCACTCAACTCCACCATCCGCTACCTGATGTTTTCGGTGTTCTCGGTCCGCCCGGGGGAGCTGGGATACGACGAGCAGGCACGCGCGGCGGTGGTCGACGAGACCGCGACCTTCCTCAAACAGCAGGAGGAACGCGGCGTGGTGGTCCGCGGGCTGTACGACATCGCGGGCATGCGCGCCGACGCCGACTTCATGATGTGGACCCACGCCGACACCGTGGAGGCGCTGCAGGCCACCTACGCCGACTTCCGGCGCACCACCGCGCTGGGCCGGGCCAGCTCGCCGGTGTGGAGCAACGTCGCACTCCACCGGCCCGCTGAGTTCAACAAGAGCCACATCCCCGCCTTCCTCGCCGGGGAGGACCCGGGTAACTACATCTGCGTCTACCCGTTCGTCCGGTCGCTGGACTGGTATCTGCTGCCCGACGACGAGCGCAGGCGAATGCTGAGCGAACACGGGATGGCCGCGCGCGGCTACAAGGACGTCCGCGCCAACACCGTGCCGGCGTTCGCGCTCGGCGACTACGAGTGGATCCTCGCCTTCGAGGCGCCCGAACTGCACCGCATCGTCGACCTGATGCGTGATCTGCGCGCCACCGACGCACGGCGGCACGTCCGCGAGGAGACGCCGTTCTTCACCGGCCCGCGCGTGGGCGTCGAAGAGCTGGTCACCCGCCTGCCGTAG
- the dxs gene encoding 1-deoxy-D-xylulose-5-phosphate synthase translates to MLEQIRGPADLQHLSQSQLSELAGEIREFLIHKVAATGGHLGPNLGVVELTLALHRVFDSPHDPLIFDTGHQAYVHKMLTGRAHEFDSLRKKDGLSGYPSRAESEHDWVESSHASAALSYADGLAKAFELTGHRNRHVVAVVGDGALTGGMCWEALNNIAAARRPVVIVVNDNGRSYAPTIGGFADHLAALRLQPGYERLLDEGRRAVRGLPVIGEFCYQCMHSVKAGLKDALSPQVMFTDLGLKYVGPIDGHDEHAVESALRHARGFNAPVIVHVVTRKGNGYAPAENDEAEQMHACGVIDVATGLATKVAAPGWTSAFAEELVAYGTKRRDVVAITAAMPGPTGLSAFRDRFPDRFFDVGIAEQHAMTSAAGLAMGGLHPVVAIYSTFLNRAFDQLMMDVALHKLPVTLVLDRSGVTGPDGASHNGMWDLSVLGVVPGMRVAAPRDGARLREELGEALDVNDGPTAIRFPKGDVGEDIPALRRRRGVDVLAEPAEGLSDDVLLVAVGPFASMALTVAERLRKQGIGVTVVDPRWVLPVPAGLTELAAAHKLVVTVEDNGLHGGIGSAVSATLRHAEVDVPCRDLGLPQRFFDHASRGEVLADVGLTDRNIARQITGWVAALGATPADDEVSERLD, encoded by the coding sequence ATGCTTGAACAGATCCGCGGTCCCGCCGATCTGCAGCACCTTTCACAGTCTCAGTTGTCAGAACTGGCGGGTGAGATCCGCGAGTTCCTGATCCACAAGGTTGCTGCCACCGGAGGGCATCTGGGCCCGAACCTCGGCGTCGTCGAGTTGACGCTTGCGCTGCACCGGGTCTTCGACTCGCCGCACGATCCGCTGATCTTCGACACGGGCCATCAGGCGTACGTACACAAGATGCTGACCGGCCGCGCGCACGAGTTCGACTCGCTGCGCAAGAAGGACGGCCTGTCGGGTTACCCGTCGCGCGCCGAGAGCGAGCACGACTGGGTGGAGTCCAGTCACGCCAGCGCGGCCCTGTCGTACGCCGACGGGCTGGCCAAGGCGTTCGAGCTGACCGGGCACCGCAACCGCCACGTGGTCGCCGTCGTCGGCGACGGCGCCCTGACCGGTGGCATGTGCTGGGAGGCGCTGAACAACATCGCGGCCGCGCGCAGGCCCGTGGTGATCGTCGTCAACGACAACGGCCGCAGCTATGCGCCGACCATCGGCGGGTTCGCCGACCACCTTGCCGCCCTGCGCCTGCAGCCCGGCTACGAACGCCTGCTCGACGAGGGGCGCAGAGCCGTGCGCGGTCTGCCGGTGATCGGCGAGTTCTGCTACCAGTGCATGCACAGCGTCAAGGCGGGCCTGAAGGACGCGCTGTCGCCGCAGGTGATGTTCACCGACCTCGGGCTGAAGTACGTCGGCCCGATCGACGGGCACGACGAGCACGCCGTCGAGTCGGCGCTTCGGCACGCCCGCGGCTTCAACGCGCCGGTGATCGTGCACGTGGTGACCCGTAAGGGCAACGGTTACGCACCGGCCGAGAACGACGAGGCCGAGCAGATGCACGCCTGCGGCGTCATCGACGTCGCCACCGGGCTGGCCACCAAGGTCGCCGCTCCCGGCTGGACCTCAGCGTTCGCTGAGGAGCTCGTCGCGTACGGCACAAAGCGCCGCGACGTCGTCGCGATCACCGCGGCCATGCCCGGCCCGACCGGGTTGTCCGCCTTCCGTGACCGGTTCCCGGACCGCTTCTTCGACGTCGGCATCGCCGAACAGCATGCGATGACGTCGGCCGCGGGTCTGGCGATGGGTGGGCTGCACCCGGTGGTCGCCATCTACTCGACGTTCCTCAACCGCGCGTTCGATCAGCTGATGATGGACGTCGCACTGCACAAGCTGCCGGTCACTCTGGTGCTCGACCGGTCCGGCGTCACCGGTCCGGACGGGGCCAGCCACAACGGCATGTGGGATCTGTCGGTGCTGGGCGTCGTGCCCGGTATGCGGGTGGCGGCCCCCCGCGACGGCGCCCGGCTGCGCGAGGAACTCGGCGAGGCGCTCGACGTCAACGACGGTCCCACCGCCATCCGCTTCCCGAAAGGCGATGTGGGCGAGGACATTCCGGCGTTGCGCCGGCGCCGCGGCGTCGACGTGCTCGCCGAGCCCGCCGAGGGTCTGTCCGACGACGTGCTGCTCGTGGCGGTCGGACCGTTCGCGTCGATGGCGCTGACCGTCGCCGAACGCCTGCGCAAGCAGGGCATCGGTGTCACCGTCGTCGACCCGCGCTGGGTGCTGCCGGTGCCCGCGGGGCTCACCGAGTTGGCCGCCGCCCACAAGCTGGTGGTCACCGTCGAGGACAACGGTCTGCACGGCGGCATCGGATCGGCCGTCTCGGCCACGCTACGGCACGCCGAGGTCGACGTGCCGTGCCGCGATCTGGGCCTGCCGCAGCGGTTCTTCGACCACGCCTCGCGTGGTGAGGTGCTCGCCGACGTCGGCCTGACCGACCGCAACATCGCCCGCCAGATCACCGGCTGGGTGGCCGCACTCGGCGCCACGCCGGCCGACGACGAGGTCAGCGAGCGACTGGACTGA
- the hemE gene encoding uroporphyrinogen decarboxylase: MNTRRELPDSPYLAAARGHKPARVPVWFMRQAGRSLPEYRALRARNTMMQACFDAELITEITLQPVRRHGVDAAILFSDIVVPLRASGIALDIVPDVGPVIEHPVRTAADVAAIRPLERETVQPVEQAVSMLTSALGEVPLIGFAGAPFTLASYLVEGGPSKHHEHTKAMMLGAPDVWHALMSALTDVTIAFLQAQVDAGVDALQVFDSWAGTLSLADYRRYVLPHSTRVFQALAPAGVPMTHFGVGTAELLGAMSEAIAASGAPGVVGVDWRTSLTDAAGRVERGSALQGNLDPVVLLAGWPVVEPAVRAVVEDGRRAVDAGAAGHVFNLGHGVLPATDPQIVTATVELVHSL; this comes from the coding sequence ATGAACACCCGCCGTGAACTGCCCGACTCGCCCTATCTCGCCGCCGCCCGCGGTCACAAACCCGCCCGGGTGCCGGTGTGGTTCATGCGCCAGGCGGGGCGGTCGCTGCCCGAGTACCGGGCGCTGCGGGCGCGTAACACCATGATGCAGGCCTGCTTCGACGCCGAGCTGATCACCGAGATCACCCTGCAGCCGGTGCGCAGGCACGGGGTGGACGCGGCGATCTTGTTCTCCGACATCGTGGTACCGCTGCGGGCGTCCGGTATCGCGCTCGACATCGTGCCCGACGTGGGTCCGGTGATCGAGCATCCGGTGCGCACCGCCGCCGACGTGGCCGCGATCAGACCGCTCGAGCGGGAGACCGTCCAGCCCGTCGAGCAGGCGGTGTCGATGCTGACCTCGGCGCTCGGCGAGGTCCCGCTGATCGGCTTCGCCGGTGCGCCCTTCACACTCGCGTCCTATCTGGTCGAAGGCGGTCCGAGCAAGCACCACGAGCACACCAAGGCAATGATGCTCGGTGCGCCCGACGTCTGGCACGCACTCATGTCGGCGCTCACCGACGTCACGATCGCGTTTCTGCAGGCCCAGGTGGACGCGGGGGTCGACGCGCTGCAGGTGTTCGATTCGTGGGCGGGCACGCTCTCGCTGGCCGACTACCGCCGCTACGTGCTGCCGCACAGCACCCGGGTGTTCCAGGCGCTGGCGCCGGCCGGTGTGCCGATGACCCACTTCGGGGTGGGCACCGCGGAGTTGCTCGGCGCCATGTCCGAAGCGATCGCCGCGTCGGGGGCGCCCGGCGTGGTGGGTGTGGACTGGCGCACCTCGCTGACCGACGCGGCCGGCCGGGTCGAGCGCGGCAGCGCGCTGCAGGGCAACCTCGATCCGGTCGTGCTGCTGGCCGGGTGGCCGGTGGTCGAACCGGCCGTGCGGGCGGTGGTCGAGGACGGCAGACGCGCGGTCGACGCCGGGGCGGCGGGGCATGTGTTCAACCTCGGGCACGGTGTGCTGCCCGCCACCGACCCGCAGATCGTGACGGCCACCGTGGAGTTGGTGCATTCGTTGTGA
- a CDS encoding alkaline phosphatase D family protein has translation MSTPVTPNHSPDESTSLLLGPTLRHVGETTAVVWVQTDRPAEVTVLGCTAKTFQVQEHHYALVTVTGLDPDSTTEYQVHIDGELVWPLPGSPFPPSVIRTRGPLNAERLRAVFGSCRYPKTGVEEVDDKLGADALDRYADRMARLPVSMWPDLLILLGDQVYADELTPEARRHLTGRRRRRAKHGQRPPDEVVSFGEYEGLYRHSWSDPEIRWVMSTVPTAMIFDDHDIRDDWNTSAAWRAEMDGQPWWRDRIRAGLASYWVYQHIGNLSPEELAADEDYRRMRSVDGDVWPVLVEMADRADAEVDANKGVRFSYRWDFGRNRFIMMDTRNGRILESGERMMIGEREFAWLEAQTADGIDDVDHLVLGSSVPWLMPPVLSDLQTVNEISADRPGWRGVPAEKLRQAADLEHWPAFIKSFLRLTTMIRRAATHPDGPATVTVLSGDVHHSYAAKAALDGVDGEAATVHQLVCSPVHNYVPSYVKPAFKLGWSRRLAPVLRRWARRHGSPELTVSWTNTAGPVFGNTIATLLLSGRDAEVLFEQPDASTELREVARIPLGGRRPTVSPVAR, from the coding sequence GTGAGTACCCCGGTCACACCCAACCACTCCCCCGACGAGTCGACGAGCCTGCTCCTCGGACCCACACTGCGACACGTCGGCGAGACCACCGCGGTGGTCTGGGTGCAGACCGACCGTCCCGCCGAGGTGACCGTACTCGGTTGCACGGCAAAGACTTTTCAGGTTCAAGAACACCACTACGCGTTGGTCACCGTCACCGGCCTCGACCCGGATTCGACGACCGAGTACCAGGTGCACATCGACGGTGAACTGGTGTGGCCGCTGCCCGGGAGCCCGTTTCCGCCCAGCGTGATTCGCACTCGCGGGCCGCTCAACGCCGAACGGTTGCGAGCGGTGTTCGGCTCGTGCCGCTACCCCAAGACCGGCGTCGAGGAGGTCGACGACAAGCTCGGCGCCGACGCGCTGGACCGCTACGCCGACCGCATGGCCCGGCTCCCGGTCAGCATGTGGCCGGATCTCCTCATCCTGCTCGGCGATCAGGTCTACGCCGACGAATTGACCCCGGAGGCCCGCAGGCACCTGACGGGCCGGCGCCGCCGTCGCGCCAAGCACGGGCAGCGTCCACCGGACGAGGTGGTCAGCTTCGGCGAGTACGAGGGCCTCTACCGGCACTCGTGGTCGGACCCCGAGATCCGCTGGGTGATGTCGACGGTGCCGACCGCGATGATCTTCGACGACCACGACATCCGCGACGACTGGAACACCTCGGCCGCCTGGCGCGCCGAAATGGACGGCCAACCGTGGTGGCGTGACCGCATCCGCGCGGGGCTGGCGTCGTACTGGGTCTACCAGCACATCGGCAACCTCAGCCCCGAGGAGCTGGCCGCCGACGAGGACTACCGGCGGATGCGCAGTGTCGACGGCGACGTGTGGCCGGTACTCGTGGAGATGGCCGACCGCGCCGACGCCGAGGTGGACGCCAACAAGGGCGTGCGGTTCAGCTACCGGTGGGATTTCGGGCGCAACCGCTTCATCATGATGGACACGCGGAACGGCCGGATCCTCGAATCGGGCGAGCGCATGATGATCGGCGAACGCGAATTCGCCTGGCTCGAGGCGCAAACCGCCGACGGGATCGACGACGTGGACCACCTGGTCCTGGGATCCTCGGTGCCGTGGCTGATGCCGCCGGTGTTGTCGGATCTGCAGACCGTCAACGAGATCTCCGCCGACCGTCCGGGATGGCGCGGGGTGCCCGCCGAGAAACTGCGCCAGGCCGCAGATCTCGAGCACTGGCCGGCATTCATCAAGTCGTTCCTGCGGCTGACCACGATGATCCGCCGGGCCGCAACTCATCCCGACGGCCCGGCGACCGTCACGGTGCTCTCCGGCGACGTGCACCACAGCTACGCCGCGAAAGCGGCCCTCGACGGCGTGGACGGCGAGGCCGCCACCGTGCACCAACTGGTGTGCTCACCGGTGCACAACTATGTGCCGTCCTACGTCAAACCGGCGTTCAAGCTCGGCTGGTCGCGACGGTTGGCGCCGGTCCTGCGGCGCTGGGCACGACGCCACGGATCCCCCGAGCTGACCGTCAGCTGGACGAACACGGCCGGGCCGGTTTTCGGCAACACCATTGCGACGCTGCTACTTTCGGGCCGCGACGCCGAGGTGCTGTTCGAACAGCCCGACGCCTCGACCGAACTGCGCGAGGTGGCCCGCATTCCGCTCGGCGGCCGCAGGCCTACGGTCAGTCCAGTCGCTCGCTGA